Below is a genomic region from Macaca thibetana thibetana isolate TM-01 chromosome 1, ASM2454274v1, whole genome shotgun sequence.
CAGCCACAGGTCCCAGCTCTGGCTCAGGACTCTCCCCCAACCTTGAGTGCACCAGTCCCTCCTTACGGTCATGACCAACACCCACCCTCCAACCACCACACTGAGTCCACACCCAGAACTATACCTGAACATAATATTGGAGAGGCCCAGAAAATCCCCTTGTTTATAAATCTGCAAAAACTGGGGTGAGAGGGAAAGGACTCAGGCTTGATGCAAAGGGTGTGGACAGTTCTGATGGCTGCTTCAGGGGAACATGGGAAAGGAAAGGCTGATACTCACCAATTCAGAAATGTCTCTCTGCAGCTGTTGGTAGTAGTTGGTGCTGGGATCTTCCAGAGAGGAATTAAACTGAAggtttgaaatgtgaaaagacaagaaaaagaaagagacccCAAGAGACAACTGGGGAGAAGTGCTGTGATTGGAGGAGGTGAAAGGAGGTACTGTGCTATGGTGAGTGCTACTGGCATCAGTCTTGGTGCTGTGGCTGGCAAGGGTGGTAGGAGTATCAGAGTGGTGGCTGGGAATTGAGAATGGAGTGCTCTTGCTGGCTGGGGTGGTGGTAGCCCTGGCAGAGGTGGTGCTGTGCACCAGAGTGGAAGCTGAGCCTGATGCAGAGTCTGAGGCCGAGGTGACATCGTGGGCTGGGGGTGCGGTGGAGCCCGGGGGTGCGGTGGAGCCCGGGGCTGCACTAGTGCCCGGGGCCGAGGTGACAACGCGGGCTGGGGGGCCGGTGGAGCCCGGGGCTGCACTGGTGTCCGGGGCCGAGGTGACAACGCGGGCTGGGGGGCCGGTGGAGCCCGGGGCTGCACTGGTGTCCGGGGCCGAGGTGACAACGCGGGCTGGGGGGCCGGTGGAGCCCGGGGCTGCACTGGTGTCCGGGGCCGAGGTGACAACGCGGGCTGGGGGGCCGGTGGAGCCCGGGGCTGCACTGGTGTCCGGGGCCGAGGTGACAACGCGGGCTGGGGGGCCGGTGGAGCCCGGGGCTGCACTGGTGTCCGGGGCCGAGGTGACAACGCGGGCTGGGGGTGCGGTGGAGCCCGGGGCTGCACTGGTGTCCGGGGCCGAGGTGACAACGTGGGCTGGGGGGCCGGTGGAGCCCGGGGCTGCACTGGTGTCCGGGGCCGAGGTGACAACGTGGGCTGGGGGGCCGGTGGAGCCCGGGGCTGCACTGGTGTCCGGGGCCGAGGTGACAACGTGTCCCAAGGTGGTAGCCGAACCTGTGGCTGATTCCATGGCCAGGGCTAGGGTGACGTCCTGTCCCTGAGTGGTGGAGGAGCCTGAAACGGGGCTGTGGCTGGAGAGTCTGCTGGTCATACTCACagcattcttagtagagatgggcatTGAACTTCTTTGGGTAGCCGAAGTCTCCTTTTCTCCGCCTGGGGTAGAGCTTGTGTGACCAGAACCTGTAACAACTGTTGTGGGTTCAGGGACTGTGGCAGCTGTGATAAGTTAAACTAATAGGGTTGggttgaaggaaaaataagagcaagaagaaaatacaagCTCTGGCCACCAGAGAAATAATACCAGGAGGACTGGGGAGTGGGCAGCCTCAGCAGCCCCTGGGTTGGCTGCCTCCTTCCCTGCAGCAGCCTCCTTCTGTCTGCCCACAGGCCTCAGCTCCTGGCCCCTGCATTTCTCCCCTCTTAAGCCTTCCCTCTCCCTACTCCCTTCCCCCTAGACTTCTCTTCAGGACATTTGCTTGCCCCTGGCACCCACTCTTTGGGGGGGGGCATCTCTTCTCAGCCTGTCCTTAGCCTCTCCCTCCTTCTGGCACAGACAGAATTCTTGCCTTTCATGGTGCATCTGCCAGGGAGCAAAACCCACAGAAAGACCACGAAGACCACCTAAGCAGGGCAGCCCACTCCCCACCTTGTGCCCCTCACCTGTAAGCACTGTGAGGATCAGGAGCAGGAAGAAAGGAGACTGGGTGCCTGGTGTCATGGTGGTGGTGGActgggtggggagagggcagaACAGACTCAGGCAGGCGCTGCTTGAGAGGTGGAGCGGGCACAGGCGCCTGCTGCTTTATACCAGTCCCCCTGgcccccctcccccctgcccGCCCGCCCTAGGCACAGCTGGAGCAGGTGACAGGTGACAAaaccccgccccctcccccttccctacCTTCtacctgttcctcctcctcccctaccATTCCTGGGTAGGCTACAAGGGCTCTAATCGCTCAACCCCCTGACTACCCATTTGTTCTCCAGCTGGCCTCCCCCTTTCACCAACCACTCCCTGGCTCcagggtggagtggggaggggcagtCTGGAACCTGGGGCCCCTGGGCTCTAGTTTTAGCCCCAGGGCAACAACTAAGGTGGGAATGGGGAACAAAGACGGCTAGGTTGAGGTTCTGTACAGCAAGGCCAGGAAGCCCACCCCTAGGTCTCCCACTCCACTTCCCTGCCCTCCTTGGGTCCATTGAAGCAGAGCGGGGCCAAGAAATAAGAGGGCTGGATAATGAGTGGACTAGGTGCTAGTTTTGggctccctccccccaccacttCCCGGAATAGCCCCACCCTTCTAACCGCTCCCTGTCCCGTTCCAAACGCAGTTCTACCCTGAAACCCACAGTCCCCGCCCCAGCCGGACTTTCCAGCAGCCTGGGTTCCCTCCTTGGCATTCTCCTGAGAAGGGAGTGGGGGAAGAAATTTCCACTTAAGGGAGGAAACCTGGGCTCCGATGAACCCTAGGGTCCTTCCTTGCCACTGTCCACCACTGGCCAGGAGCTCCTCCCGCCCTCTAGTGGTCACCAGGAGCCTTGCGGGGCTGGACCGCGCCGGCTGAGGAGCTTTTCTGACCTGGCGGAGAGGAGTAAGGGCAGCGCTGCCTAAGTGGGGCAGCGAGAGCCCGCGAGAGGGAGGTAGGGCCCGGGAGAGAAGGGTCACTACCGTGGCCAGGGAGGGAGGAACGCACAGCATGGTGGACTTCTGGGAGCTTTAGGAGGGGGCACTCCTGGACGCGTGGTGGTGGCGTCTGGAGGAAATGGAGCTAAGCGGGTGGGGTCCTGAGGTATGTGGAAAGGGCACTGAGATATGTGGGAGAGGACATTGGAACGTGGGCAGGGGAGTTGGACACGTTCTGTGTGGGCCGTTATGTACTTAAGAGGCAgatcgggccgggcgcggtggctcacgcccgtaatcccagcactttgaaagggcgaggcgggtggatcacgaggtcaggagttctaagaccagcctggccaagttggtgaaaccccgtctctactaaaaaatacaaaaattagctgagcgtggtggcgggcgctgtaatcccagctactcaggaggctgaggcaggagaatcgcctgaactcaggaggcagaggttgctctgagccgagatcgcaccactgcactccagcctgggcgacagagcaagactccgtctcaaaaagggGGGGGGGGCGCAGAGAGTAGTTGGGGTGACAGAATGGGATTTAGGGACAGAACTATCCTTTGGGGAGCAGAGTGGTATTGGGGACAGGTAGGTACGTAGTGGAAGGCAAAAGCACACGTAAGGTGCGTAATGCGCAAGAGCCGAGAGGTGTGTGCGGCAGCAGTGCACCAGGGGAGGAAGCTATCCCGGGCCGCGGCAGCACGTGGAACTTGGGTCCCGCAGTCGCAGGCTGCGCTCTAGGCCAACGGAAGCAGTTCCGCCTGTATTCGGAAAACAGTTCTCAGCCCCAAAGACACAGGTTGGAAAGCACTTTAAAAACACTTCGGCGAGGCACGGGATTGGAGAGCATCGGATCAGCAGACGAGAGACCACCGTTCCCGCCCGCGCGCCGCTCGGTACCCGAGGCGCAGCTTTGTGAGCTGCGAGACCCCGGGGCGGGCGCTGGGCGGGGTGGGGGCGTCTGACGTCAGTGCGCCCGGGAACGCGGGCCGGGGAGGCGGGGAGCCCCCCACTCGCAGGCTGGAGAAAACCAGAGTAGCTAGGTGGGCGGCCCCAAACCTCAACTCCCGGCATTACCAGGCAACAGCCATTCAGTTCGGTTGCTGGGACACGCGTCACCATGGCGACGGCTCCGCGCCGGGCAGTCTGAGTACTTAAAGAGCAAGCGCGCGCAACGCCCGGGCGTCGGAAAGCGGCCTTCCGGGACTCCGCAAACTCCCGTtcttcttcccccctcccccttacCATTCCCTTCGCCTTGTGGGCGCCAAGTCTCTCTGGCCTCCAAGGTGAACCCAACTCCCAACTCCCCAGCGCGCCCCGGGTTCCCGGGTCGGGCCGGCTTCAGGCGGTGGGGAGCGGGATCCCGGGCCCCGGGCGGGCGGGAGGGACGGGACGCGGTGCAGTGTTGTTCTTTCCCCCGCCAATATTGCACTCGTCCCGGCCTCCGGCCCCCCCGGCCCCCCGGCCTCCCCCCTACCCTTAGCGGGGCAGCCCCCGCCCTCCTGGCTCTCCATCCCGGCGGATCTTTGATAGACTGGAGTGTCGCCGCTGCCACCGTGAGTAAGTGGGGCTGGGAGGACTTCGGGCATCCTCCGACAGGCACCCTATCCTTCACTTAACTCCATCCAGCACCTCCCCAACCCGCACCCCCAAATCAGCCAAACTTCCCCTAGATCCCTAACTTCCCCCCTCCCAGGCTTTCTCTTCTACTCCCCGATTCCTTCCACTTCCCCACCCTATCTCGGAAAATTCCTAAAATAAGCAGTTGCACTGGCTTAGAAAACAACCAGAACTTTATGGCAATGTGCTGTCATCTTTCCTGGGGTTAGTGCCTGAGTAATACCCCTTGAAAACTCATCCCCTGAAGAGTGGGGCGACCACCCCTCTGGAAATGAACTTTTGGGTGCCAGAGAAGGGTCTGTGGTTGGCTGAGGGGCTGTAGCTTAGACCTCAGGGTCTCCAGGGTGGATCCCAAGGCCAAAGGGTctaaaattctgaattctgaatcCGGTGGCCTCCTCCTCACACCCTTCCCTGGAGCAGCTGCCTCCGGAATGGCTCAAAGTCCTCAGGCACTGTGTCTGAAGGGGAAATAAGTAAAGTCAGAGGATGTGGCTCTCCCATAAGGCATGAAGGATCAGGTTGATCTCAATCAGTCACCTCACCATTGCATCGATACTGGAGATTGGACCAAATGATGTTTTCTTGGGAAAAGCAGAATACACCAAGACGCCCCCCTCGCATGGATGTGTCAATAATCACCCCAGAATCCGCCACAAGCTGGGGTCCCTCATAGAGCTTCACCCTGTCCAGGATTCCAGGATAGGAGTGTCCATTGGTGCTAGGGTGCCAGTGGGCactctgccaccatgcctgggtccTTGCTTTTCCCCAGCCCCCCTTGAGCTCACCAGGCctgagagagaagggagggagggaaagggaggcaggaaggagagggaaggggggtGCTTTTCTCAGGCCTGGGGCCCCAGCTCTTTGTCCAGCTCCTTTTGCATCTCAAAGCACCAGCCGCATTCCAAGCGAGGATTGGGTTGCCATGACGATAAGCACAATGGGCTGGGGGGTGAAGTCACCCGCTTCCCAGGCTCTAGTCCACCCCCTTTTATCCCCTGTCCTGGCACCCCACAGCCCCAGGCACCTTAAAGGGGAACCAACCCAGGTTCCTGGATTCTGGGCTCTTGGCCATGGAAAGTCCAGCCTCTAAGCAGACccatttcccctcccttcctgttCATCCCCACCAACTAGGGCTACTTGTTGGAGAGGAATGCAAAGTTGTGAACAAAGTGCTGAACCGAGGCCTGTGAAGTCAGggccttggttttctcttctgtaaatgaTGATCCCTTCCAGGTCAGATGATCCTTATCCAGGTTGATAAGACAGATTCCAGGCCATACCAACTAAGGGACCAGATGTGATGTGCCCCTCCACAGATTGGCCTGGGTTTGGAGGCTTCTGGAGAATTGTAAAGGGCATCTAACCCAatgccctcattttacagaggggaaAATAGGTCATGGAGGAGGAGTGACTTCACCAACATCACTCATAGGTGCTTGTGTCCATGGTGAGAAAGGGAAATGGAGAGAAGTGGCTGCAGTCCCCACCCATGGAGAGGTCACTGGTGAGTCCCAGCTAAAGAGGAAGGACAGGCCCGGCCTGAGTCCCACAGGTGGGCTCAGCCCCTCTCCTTACCGAATGTAGCCAACTTGAGGCCGGTGCAGAAGCTGCCAGCGATAGGAGGTCTTGTCCCGCCAGCCCACATTTCGTGGGTCCGTCCACAGTAGTCGCACCTGATCAGGGGTGTGGCCAGTATGCCACAGGGCATTTCGGAGGTGCTCACCTGGGCCAGACACTGATGTCACTGCCTGGGAGACATTGGCAAAGACAGTGGGTCAACTGCAGAACTGGAGTGAGGGGAGACAACAGGTTGGTAAGTGCAGGTGGGAAAGGGAGTCAAGGCGGTCATGAAAATGCCCCACAGAGCTGGCTCCAAGCCAGATGTCTGGGTAAGAGGGTTCCCAGTCAAGCAGTGGGGGAGGCCCTGGGGCTGCAGAGGAGAGCTTTGGGAAAGGGCCCTGGGTTGGGGAATCTGAGCAGCTGGGGACCTTGAGCTGCAGCCCGGGCTGGGCAACCGCCCGAAAGGGTGTAGCCTGCCAGTAGGTCTGCTCAGTCTGCTTCCACATGACTACGTAGAATCGGCCACTGTCTTGATAACTGAAGAGAAAGCCTGCGTAGTCATCGTCAGTCACTGTGTTCACATGGAAGGTGCCTTCAAAGTCCACACCATTGAAGGCCGTGtatcctggggtgggggtgggataAAGGTCAGGGGCAGCAAAGCTACTGGTGGCCCATCATGGGGTGAAGTTGGGAAAGGATGCCTGCTATGTGTGTGGCCAGCTTGTGCCACTGCCTTCTCTCTCACCACTTTGCCCATTCTCCCTGTCTGTTTCCTCCCCTACCCTCTGCCCCTATAGGATTCCTCCATTTGGAAGTGATTGAACTATATATCCCTTACATACCAACTGCCAAGCCAGGGTCACTGTTCATGGTCTGAACGATTTCCATGCCCTGGGGTTGTATAGTAAAGAAAAAGCTGTGATGCAGGTGTGCTATCCCTCCCAGGCCCCCCGCCCCAGTAGCCCTGATAGCACCTGCCCAGCCCACTGCCCCGAGTACCTGGTTGAGCACAACCCAGTTTGGGTCAATCTGAGCATCACCCTCAGGATCCAGGACGACGGTCTGATAGGCCCGAAAATCCGTAAGCGTTACCTCTGCACTTTCGGGACACACATCCAGGGGGTCGACCACAGCATCATTGTCAAAGTCATCCTCACACACATCACCAACGCCATTGCCTGGGCAGAGTGAGGCTGGGTGCTCAGGAAGGCCCTGGCCACTGCCATTAGGCAACAATACCACCTGTTGGGCCTTGCATTCCTGACTTATTTCCCCACCTTGCCGTTCCTCACTTCCCAACGGGGCTTGCTGCCTCCAGCTGGGCAAAGGCAACATGCTCTGGGTCCCCAGGCTTACCATCTGAGTCCTTCTGATTGGGATTGGGTACCAGGCGGCAGTTATCAGGACCAGGAGGCACATAATCTGGGATgccatcattgtcatcatcccCATCACACTCATCTCCAAGTCCATCGTTGTCTGAGTCCAGCTGGGAGCTATTTGGCAGCTGTGGGCAGTTGTCCTTGGTGTCCTGATGCCCATCCCCATCACTAATCAGAAGAACAGGTACCAAATAAAGGCTTTAAAGGTACTCCTTGTCCTTCCCCTTGCTTCTGCCTGGGAGCCTCTGGAGTCTACTCTCCATACAATCAGACCTCTGGCAGTCAGTTTTCTGAGGTGAAGGTCCAGCAGTAGGAATGGAGGGATGACTATAAGAATGACTTCCTGCTCGATAGCGATAGAGAATTAAGGCTAAATCATAGAAGGAATTTAGAATATACTAtggcccgggcacagtggctcacgcctgtattcccaggactttgggaagccaaggtgggcagatcacctgacttcaggagttcgagaccagcctggccaacacaacgaaaccctgtctctactgaaaaaaaaaattagccgagcttggtagcacgcgcttgtaatcccagctactcaggaggctgaggcagggaaatcgcttgaaccctggaggcagaggttgcagtaagccgataccacatcactgcactccagcttgggtggcagagtgagactccatctcaaaaaaaataggaggccgggtgcggtggctcacacctgtaatcccagcactttggaaggctgaggcgggcggatcacgaggtcacgagatcgagaccattctggttaacacagtgaaaccccgtctctactaaaaacacaaaaaattagccatgtgtggtggtggccaattgtagtcccagctactcgggaggctgaggcaggagaatggcgtgaacccaggaggcggagcttgcagtgagctgagatcgtgccactgcactccagtctgggcagcagagcgagactccgtctcaaaaaaaaaaaaaaaaaaaaaaaaaaaagatatactagAGGAAAGTAAAATATCCCCTATAAGAACTTGcattttgccaggcacagtgtggctcacacctgtaatcacagcactttgggaggcagaggctggtggatcacctgaggtcaggagttcgagaccagcctggccaatatggtgaaaccctgtctctactaaaaatacaagaattagctgggcttggtagcacacgcctgtaatcccagctactcggggaggttgaggcaggagaatcacttgaccctgggaagcggaggttgcagtgagccaagatcgtgccactgtactctagcctgggtgacagagcaagactccatctcaaaaaaaaacaacaaaaaaaagaaataccttgcATCTCTTGATCAAGACCTTACCTGTCTTCATTGGTATCACAGACATCCCCCACCAAGTCGCTGTCTACATCTGTCTGAGAGAGAGGGACCTGTTCTCACCATCTCCTCTTTATAACTCTGAAGAGGGTGATCTGACCACTTCCCATCCAAAGGGCTGGGGCTTCATCCATCAGTACTCTCATCCCTCCCGTCCTTACCATCCCCCTGTACCTGGGTAGGATTGCTCATTTCAGGACAGCTGTCGCAAGCATCTCCCACCCCGTCCTCATCCCTGTCTGTCTGTAGTGGGTTGGGGACTTTAGGGCAATTGTCCAATCCATTGGGGATGCCTAGAAGACATGGGTGGCACAAG
It encodes:
- the MUC1 gene encoding mucin-1 isoform X5, producing MTPGTQSPFFLLLILTVLTVVTGSGHTSSTPGGEKETSATQRSSMPISTKNAVSMTSRLSSHSPVSGSSTTQGQDVTLALAMESATGSATTLGHVVTSAPDTSAAPGSTGPPARVVTSAPDTSAAPGSTGPPARVVTSAPDTSAAPGSTGPPARVVTSAPDTSAAPGSTGPPARVVTSAPGTSAAPGSTAPPGSTAPPAHDVTSASDSASGSASTLVHSTTSARATTTPASKSTPFSIPSHHSDTPTTLASHSTKTDASSTHHSTVPPFTSSNHSTSPQLSLGVSFFFLSFHISNLQFNSSLEDPSTNYYQQLQRDISELFLQIYKQGDFLGLSNIMFRPGSVVVQSTLVFREGTTNVHDVETQFNQRKTEAASRYNLTISDISVRDVPFPFSAQTGAGVPGWGIALLVLVCVLVVMAIVYFIALAVCQCRQKNYRQLDIFPARDAYHPMSEYPTYHTHGRYAPAGGTNRSPYEEVSAGNGGSSLSYTNPAVAATSANL
- the MUC1 gene encoding mucin-1 isoform X3 — protein: MTPGTQSPFFLLLILTVLTGSGHTSSTPGGEKETSATQRSSMPISTKNAVSMTSRLSSHSPVSGSSTTQGQDVTLALAMESATGSATTLGHVVTSAPDTSAAPGSTGPPARVVTSAPDTSAAPGSTGPPARVVTSAPDTSAAPGSTGPPARVVTSAPDTSAAPGSTGPPARVVTSAPDTSAAPGSTGPPARVVTSAPGTSAAPGSTAPPGSTAPPAHDVTSASDSASGSASTLVHSTTSARATTTPASKSTPFSIPSHHSDTPTTLASHSTKTDASSTHHSTVPPFTSSNHSTSPQLSLGVSFFFLSFHISNLQFNSSLEDPSTNYYQQLQRDISELFLQIYKQGDFLGLSNIMFRPGSVVVQSTLVFREGTTNVHDVETQFNQRKTEAASRYNLTISDISVRDVPFPFSAQTGAGVPGWGIALLVLVCVLVVMAIVYFIALAVCQCRQKNYRQLDIFPARDAYHPMSEYPTYHTHGRYAPAGGTNRSPYEEVSAGNGGSSLSYTNPAVAATSANL
- the MUC1 gene encoding mucin-1 isoform X2, with protein sequence MTPGTQSPFFLLLILTVLTVVTGSGHTSSTPGGEKETSATQRSSMPISTKNAVSMTSRLSSHSPVSGSSTTQGQDVTLALAMESATGSATTLGHVVTSAPDTSAAPGSTGPPARVVTSAPDTSAAPGSTGPPARVVTSAPDTSAAPGSTGPPARVVTSAPDTSAAPGSTGPPARVVTSAPDTSAAPGSTGPPARVVTSAPGTSAAPGSTAPPGSTAPPAHDVTSASDSASGSASTLVHSTTSARATTTPASKSTPFSIPSHHSDTPTTLASHSTKTDASSTHHSTVPPFTSSNHSTSPQLSLGVSFFFLSFHISNLQFNSSLEDPSTNYYQQLQRDISELFLQIYKQGDFLGLSNIMFRPGSVVVQSTLVFREGTTNVHDVETQFNQRKTEAASRYNLTISDISVRDVPFPFSAQTGAGVPGWGIALLVLVCVLVVMAIVYFIALAVCQCRQKNYRQLDIFPARDAYHPMSEYPTYHTHGRYAPAGGTNRSPYEEVSAGNGGSSLSYTNPAVAATSANL
- the THBS3 gene encoding thrombospondin-3 isoform X8 produces the protein MQGFVESMKIILGGSMARVGALSECPFQGDESIHSAVTNALHSILGEQTKALVTQLTLFNQILVELRDDIRDQVKEMSLIRNTIMECQVCGFHEQRSHCSPNPCFRGVDCMEVYEYPGYRCGPCPPGLQGNGTHCSDINECVHADPCFPGSSCINTMPGFHCEACPRGYKGTQVSGVGIDYARASKQVCNDIDECNDGNNGGCDPNSICTNTVGSFKCGPCRLGFLGNQSQGCLPARTCHSPAHSPCHVHAHCLFERNGAVSCQCNVGWAGNGNVCGTDTDIDGYPDQALPCMDNNKHCKQDNCLLTPNSGQEDADNDGVGDQCDDDADGDGIKNVEDNCRLFPNKDQQNSDTDSFGDACDNCPNVPNNDQKDTDGNGEGDACDNDVDGDGIPNGLDNCPKVPNPLQTDRDEDGVGDACDSCPEMSNPTQTDVDSDLVGDVCDTNEDSDGDGHQDTKDNCPQLPNSSQLDSDNDGLGDECDGDDDNDGIPDYVPPGPDNCRLVPNPNQKDSDGNGVGDVCEDDFDNDAVVDPLDVCPESAEVTLTDFRAYQTVVLDPEGDAQIDPNWVVLNQVLGAVGWAGAIRATGAGGLGGIAHLHHSFFFTIQPQGMEIVQTMNSDPGLAVGYTAFNGVDFEGTFHVNTVTDDDYAGFLFSYQDSGRFYVVMWKQTEQTYWQATPFRAVAQPGLQLKAVTSVSGPGEHLRNALWHTGHTPDQVRLLWTDPRNVGWRDKTSYRWQLLHRPQVGYIRVKLYEGPQLVADSGVIIDTSMRGGRLGVFCFSQENIIWSNLQYRCNDTVPEDFEPFRRQLLQGRV
- the MUC1 gene encoding mucin-1 isoform X4, which encodes MTPGTQSPFFLLLILTVLTGGEKETSATQRSSMPISTKNAVSMTSRLSSHSPVSGSSTTQGQDVTLALAMESATGSATTLGHVVTSAPDTSAAPGSTGPPARVVTSAPDTSAAPGSTGPPARVVTSAPDTSAAPGSTGPPARVVTSAPDTSAAPGSTGPPARVVTSAPDTSAAPGSTGPPARVVTSAPGTSAAPGSTAPPGSTAPPAHDVTSASDSASGSASTLVHSTTSARATTTPASKSTPFSIPSHHSDTPTTLASHSTKTDASSTHHSTVPPFTSSNHSTSPQLSLGVSFFFLSFHISNLQFNSSLEDPSTNYYQQLQRDISELFLQIYKQGDFLGLSNIMFRPGSVVVQSTLVFREGTTNVHDVETQFNQRKTEAASRYNLTISDISVRDVPFPFSAQTGAGVPGWGIALLVLVCVLVVMAIVYFIALAVCQCRQKNYRQLDIFPARDAYHPMSEYPTYHTHGRYAPAGGTNRSPYEEVSAGNGGSSLSYTNPAVAATSANL
- the MUC1 gene encoding mucin-1 isoform X1, with protein sequence MTPGTQSPFFLLLILTVLTVVTGSGHTSSTPGGEKETSATQRSSMPISTKNAVSMTSRLSSHSPVSGSSTTQGQDVTLALAMESATGSATTLGHVVTSAPDTSAAPGSTGPPAHVVTSAPDTSAAPGSTGPPAHVVTSAPDTSAAPGSTAPPARVVTSAPDTSAAPGSTGPPARVVTSAPDTSAAPGSTGPPARVVTSAPDTSAAPGSTGPPARVVTSAPDTSAAPGSTGPPARVVTSAPDTSAAPGSTGPPARVVTSAPGTSAAPGSTAPPGSTAPPAHDVTSASDSASGSASTLVHSTTSARATTTPASKSTPFSIPSHHSDTPTTLASHSTKTDASSTHHSTVPPFTSSNHSTSPQLSLGVSFFFLSFHISNLQFNSSLEDPSTNYYQQLQRDISELFLQIYKQGDFLGLSNIMFRPGSVVVQSTLVFREGTTNVHDVETQFNQRKTEAASRYNLTISDISVRDVPFPFSAQTGAGVPGWGIALLVLVCVLVVMAIVYFIALAVCQCRQKNYRQLDIFPARDAYHPMSEYPTYHTHGRYAPAGGTNRSPYEEVSAGNGGSSLSYTNPAVAATSANL
- the MUC1 gene encoding mucin-1 isoform X6 — translated: MTPGTQSPFFLLLILTVLTVVTGSGHTSSTPGGEKETSATQRSSMPISTKNAVSMTSRLSSHSPVSGSSTTQGQDVTLALAMESATGSATTLGHVVTSAPDTSAAPGSTGPPARVVTSAPDTSAAPGSTGPPARVVTSAPDTSAAPGSTGPPARVVTSAPGTSAAPGSTAPPGSTAPPAHDVTSASDSASGSASTLVHSTTSARATTTPASKSTPFSIPSHHSDTPTTLASHSTKTDASSTHHSTVPPFTSSNHSTSPQLSLGVSFFFLSFHISNLQFNSSLEDPSTNYYQQLQRDISELFLQIYKQGDFLGLSNIMFRPGSVVVQSTLVFREGTTNVHDVETQFNQRKTEAASRYNLTISDISVRDVPFPFSAQTGAGVPGWGIALLVLVCVLVVMAIVYFIALAVCQCRQKNYRQLDIFPARDAYHPMSEYPTYHTHGRYAPAGGTNRSPYEEVSAGNGGSSLSYTNPAVAATSANL
- the MUC1 gene encoding mucin-1 isoform X8, which codes for MTPGTQSPFFLLLILTVLTVVTGSGHTSSTPGGEKETSATQRSSMPISTKNAVSMTSRLSSHSPVSGSSTTQGQDVTLALAMESATGSATTLGHVVTSAPDTSAAPGSTGPPARVVTSAPGTSAAPGSTAPPGSTAPPAHDVTSASDSASGSASTLVHSTTSARATTTPASKSTPFSIPSHHSDTPTTLASHSTKTDASSTHHSTVPPFTSSNHSTSPQLSLGVSFFFLSFHISNLQFNSSLEDPSTNYYQQLQRDISELFLQIYKQGDFLGLSNIMFRPGSVVVQSTLVFREGTTNVHDVETQFNQRKTEAASRYNLTISDISVRDVPFPFSAQTGAGVPGWGIALLVLVCVLVVMAIVYFIALAVCQCRQKNYRQLDIFPARDAYHPMSEYPTYHTHGRYAPAGGTNRSPYEEVSAGNGGSSLSYTNPAVAATSANL
- the MUC1 gene encoding mucin-1 isoform X7, which codes for MTPGTQSPFFLLLILTVLTVVTGSGHTSSTPGGEKETSATQRSSMPISTKNAVSMTSRLSSHSPVSGSSTTQGQDVTLALAMESATGSATTLGHVVTSAPDTSAAPGSTGPPARVVTSAPDTSAAPGSTGPPARVVTSAPGTSAAPGSTAPPGSTAPPAHDVTSASDSASGSASTLVHSTTSARATTTPASKSTPFSIPSHHSDTPTTLASHSTKTDASSTHHSTVPPFTSSNHSTSPQLSLGVSFFFLSFHISNLQFNSSLEDPSTNYYQQLQRDISELFLQIYKQGDFLGLSNIMFRPGSVVVQSTLVFREGTTNVHDVETQFNQRKTEAASRYNLTISDISVRDVPFPFSAQTGAGVPGWGIALLVLVCVLVVMAIVYFIALAVCQCRQKNYRQLDIFPARDAYHPMSEYPTYHTHGRYAPAGGTNRSPYEEVSAGNGGSSLSYTNPAVAATSANL